GCCACCTTCGCCGACCGCAGCCTCTCCGCCATGCGCGAGAAGTTCGGCGGGCACTCCGAAAAGTAAGCGGCCCCGCATCCTGGAAAGCCTGGCCCGGCCAGGCCTTCCAGGGGCCACCCATCAAGGCGATTCGCGCCAGTCGATCACGCCGGATCGGTAGATTCCGAACACCTCCTGCGCCACCGGATCGATGGCGGCCCCGCCGCCCCAGCCATAACGCAGCCAGGCCTGTGAGGCCGCCCCTGCGGTCCCGCCGGCACCGCCCACGGTGGTGCACCGGGTTCCCGTGCCGCTACTCCCCAGATTCGCCGTCACCGAGGCGAAGCCATCGTTCCCCGCCCCCGGCGCCGAGAAGCGCAGGAAAAAGTCAGGGCTGGCTCCGCTGAGGCTGACTGCCGTCTCGCAGGCCGCCAGGTGATTGCTGCTGGAGGCCGGAAAGCTGAACCCGAACTGGCTAGCCGCCAGCACCGTGCAATGGTCCGCGCTGTTCGCCGCCCAACCGGTGGTGGCGTCGGCGTAATACTGCACTTGCGCCGGCAGGGACAGGTCCAGCAACTCCGAGCCATAGCCATTACCCAGCCACAGCCGGCCGCTGCGAAACTCGCTGCCGCCCTCGGCGAAACCTGAGGAACTGACGCCGTCGCTGTCCGTCGCCCGCACGTGCACCGTGGCAGGTGCGATGGCCGCGCTTGCGAAGGTGTAGGTGGGCGTCGTCAGGGTGGCGCTGCCGCTGTCGAAAACCGTCGCCGCGAAAGCAGTGGGCGAGAGGCTTCCGCCACTGCCGCCCACCGCGCTGAGGGTCAGGTCCTTGGCGTAATTGGGGCTGGTGTCGGCCGTGCCGTCGTAGTTCTGGGTGAGGACCGGGGACACGGCGCCGTTGTAGGCGCGCACGATCACCGTCATGGGCTGCGCGGAATAGGTGAAGCTGCCGCAGCCCGGCGTTACCGTGGTGACGAAATGGTCCGGGCGGAAACGCCCCACCGCTCCGCCGCTGGTGCTCCCCGTGACATTCAGGCCCGACCCCAAATAATTGCCGTCGCTCAGGCTGGCCGTCAGGTCGATGGTGCCCACCTCGCTCCAGGTCAGATTGCTGGCGCTGGCGGAACCGCTGCTGAAACTGCCCAGGCTCCCGGAAAAGGCCCCGTCCACCGCGCCACTGCCGGTGGGGCGGTAGCGGCTGGCGGAGAGTGTCACCGCTTCCGGGCTGCTCTCACGCCCGAAATTCGGCGTGGCATTGCCGGACGCATTGAGGGCTGTCACCGTCGTCGAAAAGGTTTTCCCGGCGATGATGGGCCCCGCCGTGGTACCGCTGAAACTGAATGAAGACGGCGCCGCTACGAAGCTGTCGCTGCCGGTCATGCTCAGCCCCGCGCTGCTACCGCTGGCGGAGGCATAGCTGGCGCTGAGTGTAAGGGCGCCGGCATCGGCGTATTGCACTGTCGTGCTGGCCACGCCGCTGGCATTGAAGCTCAGGCTCACCGCATGTCCACTGCCGTCGCAGGCCGAAGCCACGTTGTTCGAGGCGTTCAGGGCGCTCCCGCCCACCCGCACCGGCAGGCTGCCGGTGGCTGGGTTCTGATAAGCGCAGATGAAAGTCACCGACTTGCTCACGCTGGCGAAAGCCGGCGTGCAGGCGAGACTGCCATCGGATTTCTTGACCGCGCTGATGTTGACGGTCTGCGCCGCCTCCGAGCGGTGGTCGGGCACGTCGAACAAAAAGCCGGCGTCGGCGGCGGTAAACGTGCAGGGGGGCGAACCGAAGTTGCAACTGGCGCCGGCGCTGGTCGGAGTGGCCGAGGCCACGCCGAACACCACGCTGCCAGCGGTGGTCACCTGCACGTCGAGGGTCGTGCTGCTGCTCGACGCCGGAATGGTGAAGCTGTTGCCACTCACCCAATTCACCGTCGGCGTGCCGGTGGCGCTCAGGGTGCCGGTGACGCCGGCTGTGTAGGCCGTCGCGCAGGCGGCATCGCTGCAGCTTTTGACCGTCAAAGTGCTCGGAGTGCAAGTCAGACCCGCACCCGAGCCGTGCTGGATCTGCAGGTAATAACTGGCGGTGGTGGAAGGGCAGGAACGCACCCGGGGCAGAGCCGTCTCGATGTCGGCCTGCGACAAGGCGCCGCGATAGACCCGCACCTCATCGATATTCCCCAGGAAATGCCACGTATCCGAGGCGCCTTCCCCGCCGGCAGGCGTCTCCCCGCCGATGGCGGTGGCGCCGGTGCCGGGTGAGAACGTGCCGGTGTAGGTGCCCACCATCTTCGCCCTCTGCGTCCCACTGGTGTCGTACACATAGACCGTCACCTGCTTGCCGTCCAGGTGGGCCGAAACCGCCACGAAATACCAGGTATTGCTGCTGAGGTGGAAATCGGTGTCCATGCTGATGCTGCCGCCGGTGCCGCCGGTCACCGAAGTGAAATTGACGCTGCGGTCGAAGAAGCGCAGTAGCCCCGTACCGCTGCCGTCCGCCAGGCTCAGGGCCCAACCGTCCTGGTTGTCGTCGCGCACGAAAATACGCTGATGCTGGCTACCAGCGCTAGTGGAGCGCACCCAGGCCATGGCGGTGAAATTGTCGGTGGCGGAGGGAAAACTGCTGGGCAATTCAACATAGGTCTGGGTCGTGCCCGTGCGGTCGAAAAGCCCGTAACTGCAGGTGGAACTGCCGCTGCTGCTGTAGGCCGGCGTCGCCGAGGTGGTCGTGGCGCCGTCATGGGCCGTGGCGTTATACGCGTTGCCCGAACTGTCGACCACCTCGCCGCTGACGCCCGACCAGGTCGATTCGTCGAAATGGTAATCCGCCTTCAGTGTGTTGGTTCCCGCCGGCCACAGGGCCAGCATGTGCGCCACCGACGCACCCAGCGCGGTGGCTGTTGCGGTTTTGGATCCAGTGGCACTGGTGCCACCGGAATAGGACTGATAGTTTGCTGAAGCGCCCACTCCGGCAGAGCTTCCAGCCTTGCGGTCTTCCCTTTCGGTCATACCGGAAGGCTCGCTAAACCCGGCCGATCCGTTAGCGACAGCGTAAAAAGCCGCCAGATACGTGCCGCTGACCGTGGG
The genomic region above belongs to Methyloterricola oryzae and contains:
- a CDS encoding LamG domain-containing protein, which translates into the protein MKRQSSLGGLLAAIARCLLACLVLLACSPVHAAISFQRSSSTDTGGSGSGSLSFSSPSGLAVNDIVIAQIVVRGTPTINAPSGWTLVDSRSDGFFSLTQAIYWKAVGNSGLGTSTWSFSVSSVAILSYMVFRGVDPVVPVNVHSQATALAPLLGSSTSVTAPSLTPTVSGTYLAAFYAVANGSAGFSEPSGMTEREDRKAGSSAGVGASANYQSYSGGTSATGSKTATATALGASVAHMLALWPAGTNTLKADYHFDESTWSGVSGEVVDSSGNAYNATAHDGATTTSATPAYSSSGSSTCSYGLFDRTGTTQTYVELPSSFPSATDNFTAMAWVRSTSAGSQHQRIFVRDDNQDGWALSLADGSGTGLLRFFDRSVNFTSVTGGTGGSISMDTDFHLSSNTWYFVAVSAHLDGKQVTVYVYDTSGTQRAKMVGTYTGTFSPGTGATAIGGETPAGGEGASDTWHFLGNIDEVRVYRGALSQADIETALPRVRSCPSTTASYYLQIQHGSGAGLTCTPSTLTVKSCSDAACATAYTAGVTGTLSATGTPTVNWVSGNSFTIPASSSSTTLDVQVTTAGSVVFGVASATPTSAGASCNFGSPPCTFTAADAGFLFDVPDHRSEAAQTVNISAVKKSDGSLACTPAFASVSKSVTFICAYQNPATGSLPVRVGGSALNASNNVASACDGSGHAVSLSFNASGVASTTVQYADAGALTLSASYASASGSSAGLSMTGSDSFVAAPSSFSFSGTTAGPIIAGKTFSTTVTALNASGNATPNFGRESSPEAVTLSASRYRPTGSGAVDGAFSGSLGSFSSGSASASNLTWSEVGTIDLTASLSDGNYLGSGLNVTGSTSGGAVGRFRPDHFVTTVTPGCGSFTYSAQPMTVIVRAYNGAVSPVLTQNYDGTADTSPNYAKDLTLSAVGGSGGSLSPTAFAATVFDSGSATLTTPTYTFASAAIAPATVHVRATDSDGVSSSGFAEGGSEFRSGRLWLGNGYGSELLDLSLPAQVQYYADATTGWAANSADHCTVLAASQFGFSFPASSSNHLAACETAVSLSGASPDFFLRFSAPGAGNDGFASVTANLGSSGTGTRCTTVGGAGGTAGAASQAWLRYGWGGGAAIDPVAQEVFGIYRSGVIDWRESP